CTGTCAAAAAAGAGATCAACGCCGCGCTCAATGCACACGGCTTGATCAAAGTGCGTGTCTTCAGCGATGACCGCGCCGCTCGAGAAGCCATGTTTCTGGCCCTGACCGATGAACTGAACGCCGCGCCGATTCAGCACATTGGCAAATTGCTGGTGCTGTGGCGCCCGATGCCGGAAAAAGCCAAGGCGGTTGACGAAGACCGCATGCCTGGCCCACGCGAGGTGAAGGTGCTGAAGTTCAGCAAACGCGGTGGCCAACGGCCTGAAGTCAAGACGGTGCGGGTGCTGGGCAACCAGCGCCTCACCACTGGCGGTCAGGTTAAACGGGCCAAGGTACTTAAAAAGAGCATCAAGAAATCGGCGCCCTGAGCCGATGCTCCTGACATAACGGCGTTGGGGGGCCTCATGGGCCCACCGGGCTTGAAACTTTGCGCCAGGCGCACCATCTGACCCCTCATGAACGCACCAACCAACACCAATCCCCTGCTTGATTTCGCTGGGCTGCCCCATTTCGACACCATTGCGCCGACCCATGTGGCGCCGGCGATCGATGCGTTGCTGAAGGCCGCAAATGAAGCGCTTGAGACGGTGACGCAAGACGATTTCCCGGCCGACTGGACATCCATGGCCACAGTGCTCGATGTCGTGACCGAGCGCCTCTCGCATGCCTGGGGCGCGGTGAGCCACCTCAATGGTGTGGCCGATACGCCGGAGTTGCGCGCGGCCTACAACGAAGCACTACCCCGTGTGACCGAGTTCTACACGCGCCTGGGGGCCGACGAACGGTTGTTTGCCAAATACAAGGCCATGGATGTGGCCAAGCTCACCGATGAGCAACGCCAGGCCCATAAAAACGCCATGCGCGGTTTTGTTCTGGGTGGTGCCGATTTGAAGGGTGAAGCGCGCAAGCGTTTTGCCTGGTTGCAGGAACGCCAGGCCGAGCTCACGCAAAAGTTCAGCGAAAACGCACTCGATGCTACCGACGGGTTTGCCATCTACGTCAGCGCCGAGGAACTCGCCGGCGTGCCTGGCGACGTACTGAAAGCCACCGCGGCAGCGGCAAAGGTCGATGGCAAAAGCGGCCACAAACTCACATTGAAGTTGCCCGTCTACTTGCCCGTGATGCAGTTTGCCCACAACGCCGGCGTGCGCGAACAACTCTACAAAGCGTATGCCACGCGCGCGAGCGACCAGGCCCCCAAAGAGTCCCAGATCTGGGACAACACAGCCATCATGGTCGAGCTCCTTGCACTGCGCCAGGAAGAATCCGAGTTGCTTGGCTACCGCCACTTTGCCGACGTTTCACTCGTGCCCAAGATGGCCGAATCACCCGAACAGGTGGTGGCCTTTTTGCGTGAACTGGCGGTCAAAGCCAAGCCGTTCGGCGAAAAAGATCTCGCCGATCTGAAGTCGATCGCAGCCAGCGATCTGGGTCTGAACGATCCCCAGCCCTGGGACTGGACGTATATCAGCGAAAAGCTCAAAGAGGCGCGATATGCCTTCAGCGAGCAGGAAGTCAAACCCTATTTCCCGCTCGACAAAGTGCTCGCCGGCCTGTTCCAGATCGTTGAGACCTTGTTTGACGTGGCCATTCGCCCCGACCAAGCGGCTGTCTGGAACCCCAGCGTCCGCTTTTTCCGCATCGAGCGCAACTCGCCAAAAGGTATGCAGCTGGTGGGCCAGTTTTACCTTGACCCATCGGCTCGCAACGGCAAGCGCGGTGGTGCCTGGATGGACGACGTGCGCGCCCGCTGGATGCGCCCCGACACGGGTCTGTTGCAGACCCCGGTGGCCCATCTGGTGTGCAACTTCTCTGAAGGCGTTGACGGCAAACCCGCTTTGCTCACACACGACGATGTGATCACCCTGTTCCATGAATTTGGCCATGGTCTGCATCACATGCTCACCCAGGTGAACGAACACGATGTGTCTGGCATCAGCGGAGTGGAATGGGACGCGGTCGAGTTGCCGAGCCAGTTCATGGAAAACTTCTGCTGGGAATGGGATGTGCTCAAACACATGACCGCCCACGTGGACACCGGCGCCCCCCTGCCACGCGAACTGTTCGACAAGATGCTCGCGGCCAAGAATTTCCAGAGCGGCTGGCAAACCCTGCGGCAAGTGGAGATGTCGCTGGTGGACATGCTCCTGCACAGCCAGGCGACCCCACCAGCCTCGGGCGAAGCCATGCTGGCCTTGCACCAACAGGTGCGCGATGAAGTGGCCTTGCTGGTGCCACCCGCTTACAGCCGCACGATCAACACCTTCAGTCACATTTTTGCTGGTGGTTATTCTGCTGGGTATTACAGCTACAAGTGGGCCGAGGTGCTTTCGGCCGATGCCTATGCCGCGTTCGAAGAAGCGGGCAAAATCTCTGGCCAGGGCGCGCTGGACGTGGCCACCGGCCGCCGCTACCGCGAAACCATCCTGGAAGCTGGCGGCAGCCGGCCGGCGATGGAGTCGTTCAAGGCGTTTCGTGGGCGCGAACCCACCATTGATGCTCTGCTGCGCCACCAAGGCATGGCTTGAACTTCACCACCGCGCAAAACCAGCCGATCAAGCGAATCCGATGATCTACCTTGTGAGAAAGAAGCCGATATGAATCCCATTCAGCCCCGTTTCCGCCTGAGTTTCACCAGCCGCCAATGGCTCGCCTGCGGCGTTGTGCTTTGTGCGGCAGTGAGCGCGACGGCCCATGCGCAAGGCGTGTATCGCATCGTCGGGCCTGACGGCAAGGTCACTTTCTCTGACCAGCCACCTCCAGCGGCCGCCAAAAACAACCTGCCTTCACCAGCCGCAACAGCCACTGGTGGCGGCGCGGCGGCTGCTGGCGGTCGTTTGCCCATTGAACTGCGCAAAGCGGCGAGCCAGTTTCCGGTGGTGCTGTACACGGGCAAAGACTGCTCGCCGTGCAACAGCGGACGCAACATGCTGATCAACCGCGGCATCCCATTTACCGAGAAAACCATTGACAACAACGAGTCTGTGGCGGCGCTCAAGCAGCTCAGCGGACAGAATTCGATTCCTTTGCTGACAATTGGCTCGCAGCAACTGAAGGGCTTTTCCGATACCAACTGGTCGCAATACCTCACTGCGGCCGGCTACCCTGAAAAATCGGCTCTCCCCAGCAACTACCCGCGCGCGAGCGCAACGCCATTGGCCGAGGCCAGCCTGGCCAAACAGGTTGACACCCCGAAGCCTGCTGAACCCGCAGAGGCGGCAGCGCCTGAGCGTGAGGTGCCCGTTGCGTCACCCAATTCGGGCATTCGTTTCTAGCAATGGCACAAGCGGCGAACCGATGAAGGTTCGCCGCTACCGGCGCTAAAACGTCAGCGTTTTCACGCCTGACGGCGTGCCCAACAAGCACACGTGAGCACGCTGGTGGGCAAACACGCCCACCGTCACCACGCCCGGCCACTGGTTCACTTCGCTCTCAAACGCCAGCGGATCGGCGATCTGCAGGCCGGTCACATCCAGGATCTGCTGCCCGTTGTCGGTCACCAGCGGGGCACCGTCTTTCAGGCGGAGTTTGGCTTGCGCGCCCATGGCGACGAACTGGCGCGCGATGCGGGCCGCCGCCATCGGGATCACTTCGACTGGCAAGGGAAACGCGCCCAGCGCCTTCACCATCTTGGATTCGTCGGCGATGCACACGAAGCGCTTCGATTGCGCCGCCACGATTTTTTCGCGGGTCAGCGCGGCGCCGCCGCCCTTGACCATGTTGCCCTGCGCGTCAATTTCGTCGGCGCCATCGATGTAAACCGACAGCTCGGCCACGTCCGCCGCTTCCAGCACCGGGATGCCCAGCGCCTTCAAACGCGCCGTCGATGCCTCCGAGCTCGACACCGCGCCAGGGATCTGGTCTTTCATGGTCGCCAGGGCGTCGATGAACTTGTTCACGGTGGAGCCGGTGCCCACGCCCACGATCTCGCCGGGGGTCACATACGCCAGGGCAGCTTGCCCCACCAGGGTTTTCAATTCGTCTTGGGTCATTTGCGACAATCAGAGGTCAAAACCCAATTATCGCCATGTCCCTGCTCCCCTACTCCCTCGCCCGCCCCTTTCTCTTCAGCATGGACCCCGAAGCGGCACACGAGGTCACGCTCGGCGGCCTGGCCGCCATCCAGCGCTCGCCGCTGACCTGCCTCTACGGCGAAAACCGCGTCGACGACCCGGCAACGGTCGCGGGCCTCAACTTCCCCAACCGGGTTGGCCTGGCCGCCGGACTCGACAAAAACGCCCGCTGCATCGATGGCCTCGCCGCCATGGGCTTTGGCTTCGTGGAAGTCGGCACCGTGACGCCGCTGGCCCAGCCCGGCAACCCCAAGCCGCGCATGTTCCGCCTGCCCACGGCCAATGCGCTCATCAACCGCCTGGGCTTCAACAACGAAGGCTTGCAGGCCTTTCTGACCAACGTGCAACAGGCGCGCTTTCGCAAGCAAGGCGGCGGCGCAACGCCCCTGTTGCTCGGCCTGAACATCGGCAAAAACGCCGCCACCCCCATTGAGCGGGCCACCGAAGACTATTTGACCTGCCTCGATGGCGTCTACCCCCACGCCGACTACGTCACCGTCAACATCTCCAGCCCGAACACACAAAATCTGCGCAGCCTGCAAAGCGATGAAGCGCTGGACGCGCTGCTCGGCGCCGTGACCGAGCGCCGCGAGCAGCTTGCGCAACGCCACGGCAAACGCATCCCCATCTTCGTGAAAATCGCCCCCGATCTCGACGGCGCTCAGATCGATGTGGTCGCCGCCACCTTGCAGCGCTACGGCTGCGACAGCGATGGCCAGCCCAACAACGCCTGGGGCGTGATCGCCACCAACACCACGCTGAGCCGCGAAGCCGTGCAAGGCATGCCCCACGCCACCGAAGCCGGCGGTCTCTCGGGTGCGCCGGTATTGGAGATGAGCAACAAGGTGATCGCGCAGCTGCGCGGCAAGCTGGGCGCCGGCTTCCCCATCGTGGGCGTGGGCGGCGTGATGAGCGCAGCCGACGCAGTGAGCAAGATGCAGGCGGGCGCGGACCTGGTGCAGATCTACACCGGCCTGATCTACAAAGGCCCTGCCCTGGTCCGCGAATCGGCCCATGCGGTCAAAGCGTTCAAGCGCTGATCAGGTTCGCCACGTAGTCGCCCAAGGCCAGCGAGCTGGTCAGCCCGGGCGACTCGATCCCAAACATGTTGACCAAACCCACCACGCCATGCGCGGCCGGGCCGTCAATGCGGAAATCGGCCGCAGGCTCGTTGGGCCCGCTGATCTTGGGGCGAATGCCCGCGTAGCCCGGCTGAAGCGAACCGGCGGGCAATCCTGGCCAATAGCAACGCACGGCGGCTTCAAACTCGGCCGCCCGCGAAGCATCGGCCTGAAAATCATCAGCGCCGTCCACCCACTGCACATCCGGGCCGAACTTGACCTGCCCGCCCAGATCCACTGTGAGGTGAATGCCCAGACCCGCCAGATGCGCCTGCGGATCGGGCGCCGGGTAAATCAAGCGCTCAAACGGCGAGCGGCCCGACATAGTGAAGTAGTTGCCCTTGGCGAAATAGGCTTTGGGAATGTGCTCTTGAGCCAGCCCTTCTATGCGCTGCGCGATCGCCACCGCATGCAACCCCGCCGCGTTCACCACCGTCCTTGCCTGCAACCGCGTGCCATCCGCCGTTTCCACCAACACGCCATCGGCATTCGCTTGCAGTCGCACCACCTCCGTATGGCAAGC
This region of Hydrogenophaga crassostreae genomic DNA includes:
- a CDS encoding YhbY family RNA-binding protein, giving the protein MPQITLTTAQRKVHRADAHHLDPVVLVGGDGLSPSVKKEINAALNAHGLIKVRVFSDDRAAREAMFLALTDELNAAPIQHIGKLLVLWRPMPEKAKAVDEDRMPGPREVKVLKFSKRGGQRPEVKTVRVLGNQRLTTGGQVKRAKVLKKSIKKSAP
- a CDS encoding M3 family metallopeptidase gives rise to the protein MNAPTNTNPLLDFAGLPHFDTIAPTHVAPAIDALLKAANEALETVTQDDFPADWTSMATVLDVVTERLSHAWGAVSHLNGVADTPELRAAYNEALPRVTEFYTRLGADERLFAKYKAMDVAKLTDEQRQAHKNAMRGFVLGGADLKGEARKRFAWLQERQAELTQKFSENALDATDGFAIYVSAEELAGVPGDVLKATAAAAKVDGKSGHKLTLKLPVYLPVMQFAHNAGVREQLYKAYATRASDQAPKESQIWDNTAIMVELLALRQEESELLGYRHFADVSLVPKMAESPEQVVAFLRELAVKAKPFGEKDLADLKSIAASDLGLNDPQPWDWTYISEKLKEARYAFSEQEVKPYFPLDKVLAGLFQIVETLFDVAIRPDQAAVWNPSVRFFRIERNSPKGMQLVGQFYLDPSARNGKRGGAWMDDVRARWMRPDTGLLQTPVAHLVCNFSEGVDGKPALLTHDDVITLFHEFGHGLHHMLTQVNEHDVSGISGVEWDAVELPSQFMENFCWEWDVLKHMTAHVDTGAPLPRELFDKMLAAKNFQSGWQTLRQVEMSLVDMLLHSQATPPASGEAMLALHQQVRDEVALLVPPAYSRTINTFSHIFAGGYSAGYYSYKWAEVLSADAYAAFEEAGKISGQGALDVATGRRYRETILEAGGSRPAMESFKAFRGREPTIDALLRHQGMA
- a CDS encoding glutaredoxin family protein, with amino-acid sequence MNPIQPRFRLSFTSRQWLACGVVLCAAVSATAHAQGVYRIVGPDGKVTFSDQPPPAAAKNNLPSPAATATGGGAAAAGGRLPIELRKAASQFPVVLYTGKDCSPCNSGRNMLINRGIPFTEKTIDNNESVAALKQLSGQNSIPLLTIGSQQLKGFSDTNWSQYLTAAGYPEKSALPSNYPRASATPLAEASLAKQVDTPKPAEPAEAAAPEREVPVASPNSGIRF
- the rpiA gene encoding ribose-5-phosphate isomerase RpiA, which gives rise to MTQDELKTLVGQAALAYVTPGEIVGVGTGSTVNKFIDALATMKDQIPGAVSSSEASTARLKALGIPVLEAADVAELSVYIDGADEIDAQGNMVKGGGAALTREKIVAAQSKRFVCIADESKMVKALGAFPLPVEVIPMAAARIARQFVAMGAQAKLRLKDGAPLVTDNGQQILDVTGLQIADPLAFESEVNQWPGVVTVGVFAHQRAHVCLLGTPSGVKTLTF
- a CDS encoding quinone-dependent dihydroorotate dehydrogenase, translating into MSLLPYSLARPFLFSMDPEAAHEVTLGGLAAIQRSPLTCLYGENRVDDPATVAGLNFPNRVGLAAGLDKNARCIDGLAAMGFGFVEVGTVTPLAQPGNPKPRMFRLPTANALINRLGFNNEGLQAFLTNVQQARFRKQGGGATPLLLGLNIGKNAATPIERATEDYLTCLDGVYPHADYVTVNISSPNTQNLRSLQSDEALDALLGAVTERREQLAQRHGKRIPIFVKIAPDLDGAQIDVVAATLQRYGCDSDGQPNNAWGVIATNTTLSREAVQGMPHATEAGGLSGAPVLEMSNKVIAQLRGKLGAGFPIVGVGGVMSAADAVSKMQAGADLVQIYTGLIYKGPALVRESAHAVKAFKR
- a CDS encoding NAD(P)/FAD-dependent oxidoreductase, which encodes MNDIEQVDCIVIGAGVVGLAVARALALAGREVMVLEREAGIGMGTSSRNSEVIHAGIYYPEGSLKARLCVEGRKALYGYCAERGIAHKACGKLIVATNAAQAAGLPAILDKATRNGVDDMRLLSREEALALEPALECVAALLSPSTGIVDSHGLMLALQGELENAGGMVACHTEVVRLQANADGVLVETADGTRLQARTVVNAAGLHAVAIAQRIEGLAQEHIPKAYFAKGNYFTMSGRSPFERLIYPAPDPQAHLAGLGIHLTVDLGGQVKFGPDVQWVDGADDFQADASRAAEFEAAVRCYWPGLPAGSLQPGYAGIRPKISGPNEPAADFRIDGPAAHGVVGLVNMFGIESPGLTSSLALGDYVANLISA